A single Candidatus Amarolinea dominans DNA region contains:
- a CDS encoding DUF1361 domain-containing protein produces MALITRLRTHPRRQVAVAASLLFATAVCLLQLGVRAVYARSTVHFHLVWNLFLAWLPMLSALIAYNLATRGRWRSWLLVLPCLIFWLLFFPNAPYILTDMLHLRPQGNIPLWYDLILLITFAWTGAFLGLISLYLMQSLVRRAAGAWVSWLFTFAVLGLTGFGVYLGRFPRWNSWDVITNPSGLLLDIAGHFRHPVANASAFVFSALFALCLAAMYFMLVSIIEFRQEEA; encoded by the coding sequence ATGGCTCTTATCACACGTCTGCGTACCCATCCCCGGCGTCAGGTCGCGGTGGCGGCATCGCTGCTTTTTGCCACGGCCGTCTGCCTGCTGCAGTTAGGCGTGCGCGCCGTCTACGCACGCAGCACCGTTCATTTCCACCTGGTCTGGAACCTGTTCCTGGCCTGGCTGCCCATGCTCAGCGCGCTGATCGCCTACAACCTGGCCACGCGCGGCCGCTGGCGCAGTTGGCTGCTCGTCTTACCCTGCCTGATCTTCTGGCTGCTCTTCTTCCCCAACGCGCCCTACATCCTCACCGACATGCTGCACCTGCGACCGCAGGGCAACATTCCGCTCTGGTATGACCTGATCCTGCTCATCACCTTTGCCTGGACCGGCGCCTTCCTGGGCCTGATCTCGCTCTACCTGATGCAATCGCTGGTGCGCCGCGCGGCCGGCGCCTGGGTCAGTTGGCTCTTCACCTTCGCCGTACTCGGCCTGACCGGCTTTGGCGTCTACCTGGGGCGCTTCCCGCGCTGGAACAGTTGGGATGTGATCACCAACCCCAGCGGCCTGCTGCTCGACATCGCCGGCCATTTCCGCCATCCGGTCGCCAACGCTTCCGCCTTCGTCTTCTCCGCCCTCTTCGCCCTCTGCCTGGCCGCCATGTACTTCATGCTCGTCAGCATCATCGAGTTCAGGCAGGAGGAGGCGTGA
- a CDS encoding sigma-70 family RNA polymerase sigma factor: protein MVSVAVMADMVEAHHDQVCALVDNNPETWHALCREVHTLTLRYLTRYRMSRQRARLDSEDITQTMCLKLLLILPRYPWDVNFVAWLTNVTQHLTIDVMRQHAALDTAVSYDLDMLQESYDETSHEIRARDRLRAASHDHSSLLFDEALIEALTCITSAWQRNAFVHCRLLDESLSDVASSYDATYRAISSALLRAEQHLRAFLAEHPDHFNP, encoded by the coding sequence ATGGTGAGCGTTGCGGTGATGGCCGACATGGTGGAAGCACACCATGACCAGGTATGTGCGCTGGTGGACAACAACCCTGAGACCTGGCACGCCCTGTGCCGAGAGGTGCATACGCTGACCCTGCGCTACCTGACGCGTTACCGTATGAGCCGACAACGGGCGCGTTTGGACAGCGAAGATATCACCCAAACCATGTGCTTGAAGCTGCTCCTGATCCTGCCGCGCTATCCGTGGGATGTGAATTTTGTGGCGTGGCTGACGAATGTGACGCAGCACCTGACGATTGACGTGATGCGGCAACATGCGGCACTGGATACGGCGGTGTCATATGACCTGGACATGTTGCAGGAAAGTTATGATGAGACGTCGCACGAAATTCGCGCGCGCGATCGGCTGCGCGCGGCCAGTCATGACCACTCCTCGCTGCTGTTCGATGAGGCGCTGATCGAGGCGCTGACTTGTATCACCTCAGCGTGGCAGCGCAATGCGTTTGTTCACTGTCGCCTGTTGGACGAAAGTTTGAGCGACGTGGCCTCAAGCTATGATGCAACCTACCGCGCCATTTCTAGTGCCCTCCTACGCGCCGAGCAACATCTGCGCGCCTTCCTCGCCGAGCACCCCGATCATTTCAACCCGTAG
- a CDS encoding flavodoxin domain-containing protein: protein MKNRVLVAYASKYGATQGIAEKIGAVLGDADLSTDVAPMARVGDLAPYSAVVLGSAVYAGAWRREAATFLETHALALAALPVWLFSSGPTGVGDPLVLMKGWRFPDALQPVADSIKPRAVAFFHGAIDMKKLNLAEKLLVKGIKAPVGDFRDWAAISAWAADIAAALAG from the coding sequence ATGAAGAACAGAGTTCTGGTGGCGTACGCCAGCAAGTATGGCGCAACCCAGGGGATTGCCGAGAAGATCGGCGCAGTGTTAGGCGACGCGGACCTCTCGACCGACGTGGCGCCCATGGCGCGGGTCGGTGATTTGGCGCCGTACAGCGCCGTGGTACTGGGCAGCGCGGTCTATGCCGGCGCGTGGCGCCGGGAGGCGGCGACATTTTTGGAGACACATGCGCTGGCGTTGGCCGCGCTCCCGGTTTGGCTTTTCTCCAGTGGACCGACCGGCGTGGGCGATCCACTGGTGTTGATGAAGGGTTGGCGCTTCCCAGACGCGTTGCAGCCTGTGGCCGACAGCATCAAGCCGCGCGCGGTCGCCTTTTTCCACGGCGCCATTGACATGAAAAAACTCAACCTGGCCGAGAAACTGCTCGTCAAAGGCATCAAGGCGCCGGTTGGCGACTTCCGGGATTGGGCCGCGATCAGTGCATGGGCCGCGGACATCGCCGCGGCATTGGCCGGCTGA
- a CDS encoding TIGR03984 family CRISPR-associated protein has translation MSGRTARNITGRIVIVGRLVLETPAHFGNGDVVGVTDMPLLRDPRDGVTPLLTGASIAGALRSHLREIERGYGEEAQEKDLAEQLFGRLDKKSTLQSWLLVDDALGVSTGFELRDGVAIDTATRTAEDKKKFDIELLAAGTAFDIRLEFLETKDNRDLLPGLATTLDGLTRGQIGLGQRKRRGYGRCRITEWRVRRYNLTKPEGLLTWLDDDGKAEKRGDDIFALLDVSQGPSDKRNWFRIEATFGLPNSLLIRSSSGEPGSPDMLHLKSRRRGELHPIVPGTSLAGAVRSRAFRIAKTVLGQDEAQKLIDSMFGHMDEEGASPHTKLSAADRPKPVGSRVVTEESLVSGSRDMVESRVKIDRFTGGAFPTALFSEQPVFGGAEAEVKLTLTLRNPKETEMGLLLLVLKDLWTGDLPLGGESSVGSGPAGGSKRQSSQPHSRSGDHMGIGRRQRWRSDLWRERPSLDARRFRGRIVATQEGSMNKQYWQPIAQEKLADFQGAPRDWLTEKMTEKMPWLLVHADDGVIWGRREQNQTIVLSSDLDDMKSQYPVIAVELRAQTVQQARIFGPEGELLLWREGMTFRGRSIMDGEAVPDSAWHEQQILWGTTSRQEQGFTLLQEGQQGLLHAVPLDVPARRRAALTVRHYIVSDEQGRAAIVLSRLFDLGLLKSQKGG, from the coding sequence ATGAGCGGACGCACTGCACGCAATATTACCGGACGAATCGTCATTGTCGGCCGGCTGGTGCTGGAAACCCCAGCGCACTTCGGCAACGGCGACGTGGTGGGCGTCACCGATATGCCGCTGTTGCGCGACCCGCGCGACGGGGTGACGCCGTTGCTGACCGGCGCTTCCATCGCCGGCGCGCTGCGCAGCCACTTGCGCGAGATCGAACGCGGCTATGGCGAAGAGGCGCAAGAAAAAGACTTGGCTGAACAACTCTTTGGCCGGCTCGACAAGAAATCCACGCTGCAAAGTTGGCTGTTGGTAGATGACGCGCTGGGCGTCTCGACCGGTTTCGAGTTGCGTGATGGTGTAGCCATTGACACAGCCACCAGGACGGCCGAGGACAAGAAGAAGTTCGACATCGAGCTGCTGGCGGCCGGCACGGCTTTCGATATCCGCCTCGAATTCCTGGAAACGAAAGACAACCGAGACTTGCTGCCCGGCCTGGCAACCACACTGGATGGACTTACACGCGGCCAGATTGGGCTAGGGCAGCGCAAACGTCGCGGCTACGGGCGCTGCCGGATAACAGAATGGCGGGTTCGTCGTTATAACTTGACCAAACCGGAAGGCTTGCTGACCTGGTTGGATGATGATGGAAAAGCCGAGAAGCGAGGTGATGACATCTTCGCTTTGTTAGATGTCAGCCAAGGCCCGTCCGACAAACGCAACTGGTTTCGGATCGAAGCCACATTCGGTCTACCAAACTCACTGCTCATCCGCTCCAGCAGCGGGGAGCCGGGCAGCCCCGATATGCTGCATCTGAAATCGCGGCGTCGGGGTGAGCTGCATCCCATTGTTCCGGGCACCAGCCTGGCAGGCGCTGTACGTAGCCGGGCATTTCGCATCGCCAAGACGGTGCTGGGGCAGGACGAGGCGCAAAAGCTGATCGACAGCATGTTTGGCCACATGGACGAAGAAGGCGCCTCGCCGCACACCAAGCTCAGCGCTGCAGATCGCCCTAAACCAGTCGGCAGTCGCGTCGTCACCGAGGAGAGCCTTGTGAGTGGCAGTCGTGACATGGTGGAAAGCCGGGTCAAGATCGATCGCTTCACCGGCGGTGCGTTCCCGACGGCGTTGTTCAGTGAACAACCTGTCTTCGGCGGAGCGGAGGCCGAAGTGAAGTTGACCCTAACGCTGCGCAACCCAAAGGAGACCGAGATGGGCTTGCTGTTGCTGGTATTGAAGGACCTCTGGACCGGCGATTTGCCGCTGGGCGGAGAAAGCAGCGTTGGTTCGGGGCCGGCTGGCGGGTCGAAACGCCAGAGTAGTCAACCGCACAGCAGATCAGGAGACCACATGGGAATTGGGCGTCGACAAAGATGGCGGTCTGACCTTTGGCGGGAACGGCCTTCGCTCGACGCTCGAAGATTTCGTGGCCGCATTGTGGCAACTCAGGAGGGAAGCATGAACAAGCAATACTGGCAGCCGATCGCACAAGAAAAACTGGCGGACTTCCAGGGTGCGCCACGGGATTGGCTGACCGAGAAGATGACAGAAAAGATGCCCTGGTTGCTCGTCCACGCCGATGATGGCGTGATTTGGGGCCGACGAGAGCAGAATCAGACGATTGTACTATCCAGTGATCTTGACGACATGAAAAGCCAATATCCTGTTATTGCAGTCGAATTACGTGCCCAAACAGTGCAGCAGGCTCGCATCTTTGGGCCGGAGGGCGAACTACTGTTGTGGCGGGAAGGGATGACGTTTCGAGGTCGTAGCATCATGGACGGCGAGGCAGTACCCGATTCCGCATGGCACGAGCAGCAGATTCTGTGGGGGACGACGAGCAGACAAGAGCAGGGCTTTACTTTGCTTCAGGAGGGCCAACAGGGGCTGCTGCATGCTGTCCCACTCGACGTGCCAGCACGTCGCCGCGCCGCTCTGACGGTGCGTCATTATATCGTGTCTGATGAACAGGGCCGGGCTGCTATCGTATTGAGCCGTCTGTTCGATCTTGGACTTCTCAAATCCCAGAAAGGAGGCTGA